A genomic window from Fusarium oxysporum Fo47 chromosome X, complete sequence includes:
- a CDS encoding fungal-specific transcription factor domain-containing protein, translating to MSNTKSRRTHSFGGCKTCRKRHLKCDQSLPRCNRCKQAGLNCEGFTPALRWLVSTGREVYDRQPTQIADVGAEQYSRRHLFTEEDRELMSNALVMNVPSTVTAALNQIDEESKGLDIKDDAASTCEVGPFQVFKFETSQSVTTPSDHVSFNDMDLDTLSENQTQDFSETIENDQIASNDFSTTSLDFLHWGDLFTWDVSVLDNPPQLPYDNFDTLPMNLNWPNETNMGFSESLDMMPFETASDDVAWPQLDLMMDAPLLLKHFNDDVISQMGSLPINEKSAWKTLHYPSAIMTLSELTMLDVDRDQIKRANLATFYALIAVSSFHLSLNSITFPSLARPGDHWKSLSSRTYEAAKQHLKVSLEKESQPGPHKAKYKEQLMGISAVLATALLSGNETDTRWCLTEMERLISWRGLTKPSISRRARLLHNIYAWMRIVSESLNVYLDENHAIETPFRTTTSRSINPDMTLDNFLHLEPRKLHGQKMKRDIKDIHLADASQDHENMYMQIYGVPETWLSLVSQITRLANVMDRLSASKKSDAEALMALQPRASYLENAVCLFRSRHNESTTMSASPSAPGGTPHMHMVRALASALVIFFYRRIRNVNPLVLQDSVNDVVESLHAFDEALERNNLLGPGTAWPAFIAGAEARARQRRDIEEWLDKGFGRSGFESYRASKEVLVEVWRRRDEAEGMPSGDVSPGRQPRA from the exons ATGTCCAACACCAAATCCAGACGAACGCACTCTTTCGGCGGGTGTAAGACATGTCGGAAACGTCATCTCAAGTGTGATCAGTCTCTTCCGAGGTGTAATCGCTGTAAGCAGGCGGGACTGAACTGTGAGGGTTTCACGCCGGCGCTGAGATGGTTGGTTTCGACGGGGAGGGAGGTTTATGATAGACAGCCTACGCAAATTGCTGATGTTGGGGCGGAGCAGTACTCGAGGAGACATTTGTTCACTG AGGAGGATAGGGAGCTTATGAGCAATGCTCTTGTTATGAATGTTCCGTCGACGGTGACGGCTGCTTTGAACCAGATTGATGAGGAGTCCAAGGGACTTGATATCAAAGATGACGCAGCGAGTACCTGTGAAGTTGGGCCTTTTCAAGTCTTCAAATTTGAAACCAGTCAATCCGTCACGACGCCATCAGACCATGTCTCATTCAACGACATGGATCTCGACACTCTTTCCGAGAACCAAACCCAAGACTTTTCAGAAACCATCGAAAACGATCAAATCGCTTCCAATGACTTCTCAACAACGTCCCTCGATTTTCTGCATTGGGGTGATTTATTCACCTGGGACGTCAGCGTTCTCGACAATCCGCCTCAACTCCCCTACGACAACTTCGACACTTTGCCCATGAATCTCAATTGGCCCAACGAGACCAACATGGGTTTCTCCGAATCTTTGGACATGATGCCTTTTGAAACAGCGAGCGATGACGTTGCGTGGCCACAGCTTGATCTCATGATGGATGCACCGCTTCTTCTAAAGCACTTCAACGACGACGTCATCAGCCAAATGGGTTCTCTCCCCATCAACGAAAAGTCAGCTTGGAAGACTCTTCACTATCCCTCTGCTATAATGACGCTGAGCGAGTTGACGATGTTGGATGTGGACAGAGATCAGATCAAGCGTGCCAATCTGGCTACCTTTTACGCTCTGATAGCTGTATCGTCATTCCACCTCTCCCTCAACTCCATCACGTTCCCAAGTCTAGCTCGACCTGGTGATCATTGGAAATCTCTGTCAAGTCGCACATACGAAGCTGCGAAACAACATCTTAAAGTCAGTCTCGAAAAGGAATCGCAGCCTGGACCGCATAAAGCGAAGTACAAAGAGCAACTGATGGGTATAAGTGCCGTGCTAGCAACAGCA CTTCTCTCTGGCAACGAAACAGACACACGGTGGTGTCTCACCGAAATGGAACGCCTCATAAGCTGGCGCGGCCTCACCAAACCAAGCATATCCCGCCGCGCCCGTCTTCTTCACAACATCTACGCCTGGATGCGCATCGTCTCCGAGAGTCTCAACGTGTACCTCGACGAGAACCACGCCATCGAAACACCCTTCCGCACCACGACCTCACGATCCATTAATCCCGACATGACACTCGACAACTTCCTGCATCTCGAACCGCGAAAACTGCACGGTCAGAAGATGAAACGCGATATTAAAGATATTCACCTCGCAGATGCGTCGCAAGATCATGAGAATATGTATATGCAGATCTACGGCGTTCCAGAGACGTGGCTTAGTTTGGTGTCGCAAATAACACGTCTCGCCAACGTAATGGATCGTTTGTCCGCTTCTAAAAAGTCCGACGCAGAAGCGCTCATGGCATTACAGCCGCGCGCTTCGTACCTCGAAAACGCAGTCTGTCTGTTCCGCTCACGACACAACGAGAGCACAACTATGAGCGCAAGTCCCAGCGCCCCAGGTGGAACACCACACATGCACATGGTACGCGCCCTCGCCTCCGCGCTGGTAATATTCTTCTACCGACGTATCCGCAACGTGAACCCCCTCGTCCTGCAAGATAGCGTTAACGACGTTGTTGAGTCGTTGCATGCGTTTGATGAAGCGTTGGAGAGGAATAATCTGCTTGGACCGGGGACGGCGTGGCCTGCGTTTATAGCGGGGGCGGAGGCGAGGGCGAGGCAGAGGAGGGATATAGAGGAGTGGTTAGATAAAGGGTTCGGGAGGAGTGGGTTTGAGAGTTATAGGGCTTCGAAGGAGGTGCTGGTGGAGGtttggaggaggagggatGAGGCGGAGGGGATGCCATCTGGGGATGTAT CCCCGGGGCGACAACCTCGTGCATGA
- a CDS encoding glycoside hydrolase superfamily, with product MPSLKAISASLVGLLSLGSASAIPPVNSEGYLVASTYFAGFHANRGFPVSAMPWNKYTDVKYAFAETSPDGTLDVSKSQPENIPCFVKDAKKHNVKPLISIGGWTGSRHFSTNIGSAKNRTAFAKKVINFVDKYGFEGFDIDWEYPNRQGLGCNDINENDTANLLEFFKEIRKDPKGKKFYITAAGSVFPWNDKTGVASKDVSGFAEVINYIMLMNYDYYGAWSAVAGPNSPLYRKCDARNDQGAAENSIAQWTGAGMPASQLVLGAPNYGHGFKVNSTSAFGKSKNHKLQLYPAQNSTDRFQGSSWDNDPLVDACGNPNPPGGTYPFWSLIKEAKFLDTKGNPAPGIASAWDNCSQTPVLYDAKREIYVSYDNAASFYDKGKFVLKNKLAGFGTYEAGGDYNNILIDSIRSAVGLH from the exons ATGCCGTCCCTCAAAGCTATCTCGGCCTCGCTTGTAGGCCTGCTGAGCCTTGGAAGCGCCAGCGCCATTCCCCCTGTTAACAGTGAGGGGTATTTGGTTGCCTCGACCTACTTTGCGGGGTTCCACGCCAATAGGGGATTTCCTGTCTCGGCTATGCCCTGGAACAAGTACACTGATGTGAAATATGCTTTTGC TGAGACTTCGCCTGATGGAACACTTGATGTTTCCAAGTCGCAGCCTGAGAACATTCCTTGCTTCGtcaaggatgccaagaagCAC AACGTCAAgcctctcatctcaattGGTGGCTGGACCGGAAGCCGACACTTCTCCACCAACATCGGCTCCGCCAAGAACCGCACTGCTTTCGCCAAGAAAGTCATCAACTTTGTTGACAAGTATGGCTTCGAAGGCTTCGACATTGA CTGGGAGTACCCCAACCGCCAGGGTCTCGGATGTAACGATATCAACGAGAACGACACTGCCAACCTtctcgagttcttcaaggaGATTCGCAAGGACCCTAAGGGCAAGAAATTCTACATTACTGCCGCTGGatctgtcttcccctggAACGACAAGACTGGTGTCGCCTCCAAGGATGTCAGTGGCTTTGCTGAGGTTATCAACTACATCATGCTCATG AACTACGACTACTACGGTGCCTGGTCCGCCGTCGCCGGCCCCAACTCTCCCCTCTACCGCAAGTGCGATGCCCGCAACGACCAGGGCGCCGCCGAGAACTCCATCGCCCAGTGGACCGGCGCCGGCATGCCCGCCTCCCAGCTCGTCCTCGGCGCTCCCAACTACGGCCATGGCTTCAAGGTCAACAGCACCTCTGCCTTtggcaagagcaagaacCACAAGCTCCAGCTGTACCCCGCTCAGAACTCTACCGATCGCTTCCAGGGAAGTAGCTGGGACAACGATCCTCTCGTCGATGCTTGCGGTAACCCCAACCCTCCTGGAGGCACCTATCCTTTCTGGAGCTTGATCAAGGAGGCCAAGTTCCTCGATACCAAGGGAAACCCTGCTCCTGGTATTGCTTCTGCTTGGGACAACTGCAGTCAGACA CCTGTTCTTTATGATGCCAAGCGTGAGATCTATGTCAGCTACGACAACGCTGCTTCTTTCTACGACAAGGGCAAGTTCgttctcaagaacaagctcgCTGGATTCGGTACCTACGAGGCCGGTGGTGACTACAacaacatcctcatcgacTCCATCCGATCTGCTGTTGGTCTGCACTAA